Below is a genomic region from Leifsonia sp. Root112D2.
ATCGTCGGGAATGATCGCGGACGGGTCGGGCTTGATCACGGTGCTGGGTTCTTCCTTCTGTCGCAGGCCGCACAAATCGGCCCATCAAGTATGACGCTACGCGCCCTAGATGTTCTTCCCACGGAGGTTGTGTGCGTGGCGTGAGCTAAAAAGGTGAGGACCTCCGGTATCGATTGGGTTACCACACTCAAGTCGACGCCACGGAGGCCNTGTTCTTCCCACGGAGGTTGTGTGCGTGGCGTGAGCTAAAAAGGTGAGGACCTCCGGTATCGATTGGGTTACCACACTCAAGTCGACGCCACGGAGGCCCTCATCTCTCACGTTACCCATCCCAACGCGCCCCTGACCCCGGAAGGGCGCCGCAAACTCGTCGGCCTGGTCATCGAGGACGGCTGGGCGCAGTCACGCGTCGCCGAGCGCCTGCAAGTCTCTCGCGCCACGGTCTCTAAATGGGTGCGCCGCTACCGGGCGACGGGCCTGGCCGGCCTGGACGACCACTCGTCCAAACCGCACAGCTCACCGTCCCAAACGGACAAGCGCACGGAGCATCGCATCATCGCGCTGCGCTTTAGTCGGCGATGGGGACCGCACCGCATCGGCTACCACCTGCGCCTGCCCCAGTCGACGGTGTCGAAGGTGTTGAACCGGTATCGCATGCCGCTGCTGGGCCACGTGGATCTGAACACCGGCCTGCCGGTCCGCAAACCCAAACCGGTCCGTTACGAACGGGAGAATCCGGGCGATCTGGTGCACATCGATGTGAAGAAACTCGGCCGGATTCCCAACGGTGGTGGGCACCGCACCCTCGGCCGACAGGCCGGGAAGAAGAACCGCTCCGGAGTCGGTCATTCCTTCCTGCACTCCGCGATCGATGACCGCTCCCGGCTCGTTTACTCGGAGATCCTCACCAACGAGAAGAAAGAAACCGCCGCCGGCTTCTGGGAGCGGGCCAACGCGTTCTACGCCTCCCATGGCATCACCGTGCTGCGGGTCATGACCGACAACGGTTCCTGCTACCGGTCCCGGTTCTTCAACGACGCCCTCGGGCAGGTCAAGCACAAGTTCACCCGGCCCTACCGGCCCCAGACCAACGGGAAGATCGAACGCTTCCACCGCACCCTCACCGCGGAATGGGCATACGCCCGCCACTACAGCTCAGATACCG
It encodes:
- a CDS encoding IS481 family transposase, which gives rise to MSHVTHPNAPLTPEGRRKLVGLVIEDGWAQSRVAERLQVSRATVSKWVRRYRATGLAGLDDHSSKPHSSPSQTDKRTEHRIIALRFSRRWGPHRIGYHLRLPQSTVSKVLNRYRMPLLGHVDLNTGLPVRKPKPVRYERENPGDLVHIDVKKLGRIPNGGGHRTLGRQAGKKNRSGVGHSFLHSAIDDRSRLVYSEILTNEKKETAAGFWERANAFYASHGITVLRVMTDNGSCYRSRFFNDALGQVKHKFTRPYRPQTNGKIERFHRTLTAEWAYARHYSSDTARAATYQDWIHSYNHHRPHTGIGGKSPIDRVHNVNGKN